A single window of Granulicella sibirica DNA harbors:
- a CDS encoding PqqD family protein, producing MMNGSSHLRTIVNQDGAAVLDTKLGSIATLNSTGAFVWQGLERGDSLEAIVVSLSSETGVPHKIVERDVLDFVRALRAQQLLSH from the coding sequence ATGATGAACGGCAGTTCCCATCTACGAACCATCGTGAACCAGGACGGTGCCGCAGTCCTCGACACCAAGCTTGGGTCGATTGCGACGCTCAACTCAACCGGGGCCTTTGTATGGCAGGGACTTGAGCGCGGCGACAGCCTCGAAGCGATTGTTGTCAGCCTTTCCAGTGAAACGGGAGTTCCCCACAAGATAGTGGAACGCGATGTCCTCGACTTCGTCAGGGCATTGCGAGCGCAGCAGTTGTTGTCCCACTGA
- a CDS encoding phosphotransferase — translation MISASSNDANEFRVLVVDPFARAVYMREDRNEYRLIRVSVPTGSRPAQQLQKELREVWGLMVLVLDVMIPKDGDRPCAIVELLRRDAAEGIASIEPDQIPDDELSTQERTWLLSVLSGDPIHPIARIGWADDAVRWVETTTKSKVLSKTDIEQFNAGNGFSLLCFRMNDGATHWLKATGAPNTQERSVSLLLTRLCRDYVPEVVAERLEWNAWLMHSSGQSLSKLPQEAPEVKRTLQVAVKSLAGLQIRTVGAELDLLNAGAVDHRTHVLRNDAEALFTYIDEAMGYQTSTKVSPVRPKRLGELKNIFEDACDYLSELDIPDTILHGDLNVDNILFAGTHCVFIDWSEAYVGNPLVTYEHLLLLNQIEDPSLKASCNRHLRTTYLKAMSSICDFRVLEDALPFAPIIAAASTILGRKDWLQTRERSDPRKFPLVRAIARHLDRAAQAPSLLRALLV, via the coding sequence ATGATTTCTGCATCCTCCAACGATGCGAATGAATTCCGAGTCCTCGTAGTCGATCCCTTTGCTCGTGCGGTGTATATGCGGGAAGACCGAAACGAGTATCGTCTGATCCGCGTTTCAGTGCCAACCGGAAGCCGGCCCGCGCAGCAGTTACAGAAGGAGCTTCGCGAGGTGTGGGGACTTATGGTCTTGGTTCTTGATGTGATGATCCCCAAGGATGGCGATCGCCCCTGCGCGATCGTTGAACTCCTACGAAGAGATGCTGCTGAAGGCATTGCGTCCATCGAGCCTGACCAAATTCCAGACGACGAATTATCTACGCAGGAGCGAACATGGCTGCTCTCCGTCCTGAGCGGAGACCCAATTCATCCCATTGCAAGAATCGGCTGGGCTGATGACGCTGTTCGATGGGTTGAGACCACAACAAAGAGCAAAGTTTTGTCTAAGACCGATATCGAGCAATTCAATGCTGGGAACGGATTCAGTCTCCTCTGCTTTCGTATGAACGATGGAGCGACGCATTGGCTGAAAGCAACCGGCGCACCGAACACGCAGGAGCGCTCCGTGTCGCTGCTGCTGACACGGTTATGCCGGGATTATGTCCCAGAAGTGGTGGCAGAAAGGCTGGAGTGGAATGCGTGGCTGATGCACAGCAGCGGACAGAGCCTCAGCAAGCTACCGCAGGAAGCACCCGAGGTAAAGCGCACGCTGCAAGTCGCAGTCAAATCCCTGGCCGGGTTGCAGATCAGAACGGTGGGTGCGGAACTCGACTTACTCAATGCCGGTGCCGTCGATCACAGAACACATGTCTTGCGAAACGACGCGGAAGCGCTCTTCACTTACATCGACGAGGCGATGGGCTATCAAACATCCACCAAAGTTTCACCTGTTAGGCCGAAGCGGCTCGGCGAGCTCAAGAATATCTTTGAAGATGCCTGCGACTACCTGAGCGAGTTGGACATTCCGGACACGATCTTGCACGGCGATCTGAATGTCGACAATATCTTATTTGCCGGTACACATTGCGTGTTTATCGACTGGAGTGAAGCCTACGTTGGCAATCCTCTCGTGACTTACGAGCACCTTCTGCTCCTGAATCAGATCGAGGATCCATCCCTGAAGGCCTCCTGCAACCGGCACCTCCGGACCACCTATTTGAAGGCCATGTCGTCGATCTGTGACTTTAGAGTGCTCGAAGACGCTTTGCCTTTCGCTCCGATCATCGCGGCGGCCTCCACAATCCTCGGCAGAAAGGACTGGCTACAGACGCGAGAACGCAGCGATCCGCGGAAGTTCCCCTTGGTGAGAGCGATTGCGAGGCATCTGGACCGCGCTGCACAAGCGCCAAGTCTATTGAGAGCGTTGCTCGTTTGA
- a CDS encoding lasso peptide biosynthesis B2 protein: protein MLRHVAESWVLLLYFDWLMHFRGFQEIHTAVRNSPPRAVGSTAPDDGELSRAVDLACVFYFKPVLCLQRSAAATVQLRRCGWNAEMVIGAQLLPFQSHAWVEIDGRVINDKPYITEIFQVLERC, encoded by the coding sequence ATGTTGCGACATGTAGCTGAAAGCTGGGTCTTATTGCTGTATTTCGATTGGCTGATGCACTTCCGTGGGTTTCAGGAGATCCATACTGCGGTTCGCAACTCTCCGCCCCGAGCCGTGGGCAGCACCGCGCCAGATGATGGCGAGCTATCCCGTGCCGTCGATCTTGCTTGCGTCTTTTACTTCAAACCGGTGCTGTGTCTTCAGCGTTCAGCCGCGGCAACAGTTCAGCTGCGGCGCTGTGGCTGGAACGCGGAGATGGTTATCGGGGCGCAGCTGCTTCCCTTCCAATCACACGCATGGGTTGAGATCGACGGGCGCGTGATCAATGACAAGCCGTACATCACGGAG